One part of the Quercus lobata isolate SW786 chromosome 7, ValleyOak3.0 Primary Assembly, whole genome shotgun sequence genome encodes these proteins:
- the LOC115951673 gene encoding GDSL esterase/lipase At3g26430-like, with product MEAHKLRGVMYGLAVVVPVIMLLQNLVLGATDECVYSGIINLGDSNSDTGGSSAAFGQAPYPHGETFFHAPVGRLCDGRLIIDFIAESLGLPYLNAFLDAVGSNFTHGVNFATAGSIILPQTRTLKQSGFSPISLDVQWAQFNDFHRRTQIFCQKESIFQELLPKPELFSRALYTIDIGQNDSTSSLFLNKSTDQVKAVVPVIMDQFKNIVKDIYGQGERSFWIHNTGPVGCLAYVLVRLPVEAEQLDHFGCATPFNDLAQHFNSKLKEAVVLLRKDLPLAAFTYVDVYSVKYNLFTQTKKLGFKESLKTCCGYGGKLNYDKDVVCGATKKVKGKEVLVAKACKDPSVWINWDGFHYTEAANKYVFDQIVGGSFSDPPIPVKLACHRH from the exons ATGGAAGCTCACAAATTGAGAGGCGTTATGTATGGGCTAGCAGTAGTAGTCCCAGTGATAATGTTGCTTCAAAACCTAGTGTTGGGTGCAACAGATGAGTGTGTTTATTCGGGTATCATAAACCTTGGAGACTCGAATTCTGACACAGGAGGTTCATCAGCAGCATTTGGACAAGCCCCATATCCACATGGAGAGACCTTTTTCCATGCCCCTGTTGGTCGCTTATGTGATGGCCGTCTCATCATTGATTTtatag CTGAGAGCCTAGGACTACCATATTTGAATGCTTTCCTTGATGCTGTTGGATCCAACTTCACTCATGGGGTCAACTTTGCTACTGCTGGATCCATCATATTACCCCAAACTAGAACTCTTAAGCAAAGTGGTTTTAGTCCTATCTCTTTGGATGTTCAGTGGGCTCAATTCAATGATTTCCATCGTAGAACccaaattttttgtcaaaaag AAAGCATTTTTCAGGAATTATTGCCCAAGCCAGAATTATTTTCTCGTGCTTTATATACAATCGATATTGGTCAGAATGATTCGACATCATCCCTTTTCCTTAACAAGTCTACCGATCAAGTTAAAGCAGTTGTTCCTGTAATTATGGATCAGTTCAAAAATATCGTTAAGG atatatatggtcaaGGAGAAAGGTCATTCTGGATACATAATACGGGTCCCGTTGGTTGTTTGGCGTACGTATTGGTACGACTGCCAGTCGAAGCCGAACAATTGGACCATTTTGGATGTGCAACTCCTTTCAATGATCTTGCTCAACATTTCAATAGTAAATTAAAAGAAGCTGTTGTTCTACTTCGAAAGGATCTTCCACTTGCTGCATTCACCTATGTTGATGTTTACTCGGTGAAGTACAATCTCTTTACTCAAACAAAGAAACTTG GGTTTAAGGAATCACTGAAAACTTGTTGTGGTTATGGAGGCAAGTTAAACTACGACAAGGATGTGGTATGTGGAGCGACTAAAAAGGTGAAGGGCAAAGAAGTTTTAGTGGCGAAAGCATGCAAAGATCCATCAGTTTGGATTAACTGGGATGGTTTCCACTACACTGAGGCCGCTAACAAATATGTTTTTGATCAAATAGTTGGTGGTTCATTTTCTGATCCACCCATTCCAGTCAAATTGGCCTGCCATAGGCATTAA